GACGACGGCGATGTGGAGAGTGTCGCCGTCCAGGCTGGCGGTCGCCCGGGTCAGGGTCCCCTGCACGTTGTCCGGATTGATCTTGTAGATGGCGCCGGTGAGCGCGTCGACCACCAGCCCGGGCAGTCCTCCGAACACCAGGTTGCCCCACACCCACCCGCTGGTGCCGCGGGACAGCTGCATCTCGAACGGCTGGTAGCCCTGCAGCTCCATGCGGACCGTGTGCTGGTCCTTCCGCTTCAGGCTCACCGTCGTCGGCGTCACGCCCACCTGCTGGTTGTTCACGAAGATGGTGGCCCCCGTGGGGTTGCTGGAAAAACCTACTTCCTGTTTGCTGCCGTGCATGATGGTGGCGCAGCCCGCCGTCGCCGTCAGCGTGAGTACCGCCAGCAGCCGAATCCGCATGGAATCCTCCGGAATTGGATGAATGATCGGGGCCGGGTGGCCCCTGGGAGCGCGGACGCCCTGGCGCGTCCGCAAGGCACGAGGGAAGGATCTCGCGGAGAAAGAGGTTAAATACACGCGCGTAAAATGACAAGTATTTCGTTTACCGGCTCCGGCCGCCGCATGGCGCGGTCCGCCGCGCCCGTATTCCCGGCGGCCTGCTGGGCGGACGGACGGCGTGTTAGATTCGTCGGCTCCATTCACCACCCGATCCACTCGATACGAATGACCATCGTACGGCTGCAGGACGCGGGGAAGCAGTTCGGCGACCGCTGGGTGCTGCGGCACGTGGGCTTCCACGTGGGGCAGGGCGAGCGCTGGGGGATCGTGGGCCGCAACGGGGTGGGGAAGACCACCCTCTTCCGCATGATCACCGGCGAGGAGGAGCCCACTGAGGGCGAGGTGTGGCGCCACCCGGGGACCCGCTTCACCCTGCTGCGCCAGAACCGCGGCGAGGAGAGCACGGCCACCGTGGCCGAGGCGGCGCTGGAGCCGTTCGCCGAGCTCCTGGGGATGGAGAAGAAGCTCCACTTCGAGCTGGAGCGGCTCTCGGGGCTCGAGCACGGGTCGGCCGAGGGGGAGCGGCTGCTGGCGTCGTACGACCGGCACGTGGAGGAGTTCAGGCGCCGCGGCGGCTACGAGATGCACGCCCACGCCGACGCCACGCTGGAGGGCCTGGGCTTTCCGCCGGAGACGTGGAGCAAGCCGATCCGCGCGCTCTCGGGCGGCGAGCTGGGGCGCCTGCGCCTGGTGCAGACGCTCCTGGCCGAGCCCGACGTGCTGCTGCTGGACGAGCCCACCAACCACCTGGACCTGCGCTCGACCGCCTGGCTGGAGGAGTACCTGCGCGGCTATCCGGGGACGGTGATGGTGGTCTCGCACGACCGCGTGTTCCTGGAGCGGCTGGCGGACCACGTCCTCCACCTGGAGGAGGGCACCGCGTACGCGTACGGCGGCGGCTTCGAGAGCTTCCTGGAGCAGCGCGAGCTGCGCCGCGAGGTGCAGCGCAAGGAGTACGAGAAGCAGCAGGACTTCATCGCGCGCACCGAGGACTTCATCCGCCGCAACCTGGCGGGTCAGAAGACGAAGCAGGCGAAGAGCCGCCGCACGCTGCTGGCGCGCATGGAGCGCGTGGCCGCCGTCAGCGGCGACCCGCGGGCGATGGCGCTGCGCTTCGGGCAGGCCTCGAAGAGCGGGGGGACGGTGCTGCGCGTGGACGGGGTGGGCTGCGCGTACGGCGAGCGCGTGCTCTTCGGCCCGTTCAGCGCCGAGGTGTCGCGCGGGGAGCGGGTGGCGGTGATCGGTCCCAACGGCTGCGGCAAGAGCACGCTGATGCGCGCGCTGGCGGGCGAGGCGGCGCCGTGCCGCGGCTCGGTGACGCCGGGGACGGGGGTGGTGCGCGCCTACTACCGGCAGGACTTCACGCACCTGGACCCGGCCAAGACCGTCTGGCAGGAGGTGGGCGACGCGGCGAAGGTGACCATGCCGGAGCTGCGCGGCCACCTGGGCCGCTTCCTCTTCAGCGCCGACGAGGTGGAGGCGAAGGTGGGCGGCCTCTCGGGCGGCGAGCAGGCGCGGGTGGCGCTGGCCAAGATCACGCTGCTGCGCGCCAACCTGCTCCTGCTGGACGAGCCCACCAACCACCTGGACCTGGAGAGCCGCGAGGTGCTGGAGGAGGCGATCCAGGGCTACGCGGGGACGGTGATCCTGATCTCGCACGACCGCGCCTTCCTGTCGCAGACGGCCACGCGCGTCTGGAGCTGGAGCGACGGGCGCTGGGAGGACTACCCCGGCGGCTTCGACGACTGGATGGAGTGGACCGCCCGCCGCCAGGCCGAGGCCGCGTCGTCGGCCGCCGCCGCCGCCGCGAAGTCGGCCGCCGACGCGAAGCCCGCCGCCCAGCCGGCGAAGGCGCCCGCGGGGCTGTCGAAGAACGAGGTGCGCCGCCGCGAGCGGGAGCTGGAGCGGCTGGAGGCGCGCATCCACGAGATCGAGGCGCGCCTGGCGGAGATCCAGGCGGCGTTCTCGGACCCGGTCCTCTACGCCCCCGGCGCCGACCCCGCCCGACCCCGGCAGCTCGCCGCCGAGCGCGAGCGGCTGGACGCGGAGCTGGCGGAGACGTACGCGGCATGGGAGCGGGTGGGCGAGGAGCTGGCGGGGGTGTAGGACTTGCCAGCGCGAGGAGTTGACGCTGGCACAGGCGGCGCGGCTCGCGAAGATGGGTCGCATAGGGTTCCAGCACCTGCTCGCGAGCCGCGGCATTCCGCTCGACTACGACGTTTCCGATCTCGAGCAGGACCTGAAGACGCTTCGTGAGCCAGGCCGGTTGTGATCGTAATCCTGCGCGCGGCGGGGGAATGATGGACCGTTTCGAAATGACGATCTACTGGAGCGACGAGGACGACGCGTTCGTCGCCGAGGTGCCCGAACTGCCGGGCTGCGCGGCGCACGGGTCGACTCGCGAAACCGCGCTCGCCAACGCGCAGGCGGCGATCGCTGCGTGGATCGCGACGGCCAGGGAGTTCGGCGATCCGGTGCCGGAGCCCGGAGCCCATCGCCTGATCGCCTGAGCGGGATCGACAACACTCCAGGAGATTCCGAAGCCCGGCGGACGCGGTTCCGCCGGGCTTCGCTTCGTGTGTGCCCAGCATGGACAG
This sequence is a window from Longimicrobium sp.. Protein-coding genes within it:
- a CDS encoding UPF0175 family protein; this translates as MTLAQAARLAKMGRIGFQHLLASRGIPLDYDVSDLEQDLKTLREPGRL
- a CDS encoding ABC-F family ATP-binding cassette domain-containing protein, whose amino-acid sequence is MTIVRLQDAGKQFGDRWVLRHVGFHVGQGERWGIVGRNGVGKTTLFRMITGEEEPTEGEVWRHPGTRFTLLRQNRGEESTATVAEAALEPFAELLGMEKKLHFELERLSGLEHGSAEGERLLASYDRHVEEFRRRGGYEMHAHADATLEGLGFPPETWSKPIRALSGGELGRLRLVQTLLAEPDVLLLDEPTNHLDLRSTAWLEEYLRGYPGTVMVVSHDRVFLERLADHVLHLEEGTAYAYGGGFESFLEQRELRREVQRKEYEKQQDFIARTEDFIRRNLAGQKTKQAKSRRTLLARMERVAAVSGDPRAMALRFGQASKSGGTVLRVDGVGCAYGERVLFGPFSAEVSRGERVAVIGPNGCGKSTLMRALAGEAAPCRGSVTPGTGVVRAYYRQDFTHLDPAKTVWQEVGDAAKVTMPELRGHLGRFLFSADEVEAKVGGLSGGEQARVALAKITLLRANLLLLDEPTNHLDLESREVLEEAIQGYAGTVILISHDRAFLSQTATRVWSWSDGRWEDYPGGFDDWMEWTARRQAEAASSAAAAAAKSAADAKPAAQPAKAPAGLSKNEVRRRERELERLEARIHEIEARLAEIQAAFSDPVLYAPGADPARPRQLAAERERLDAELAETYAAWERVGEELAGV
- a CDS encoding type II toxin-antitoxin system HicB family antitoxin → MMDRFEMTIYWSDEDDAFVAEVPELPGCAAHGSTRETALANAQAAIAAWIATAREFGDPVPEPGAHRLIA
- a CDS encoding PEGA domain-containing protein; this encodes MRIRLLAVLTLTATAGCATIMHGSKQEVGFSSNPTGATIFVNNQQVGVTPTTVSLKRKDQHTVRMELQGYQPFEMQLSRGTSGWVWGNLVFGGLPGLVVDALTGAIYKINPDNVQGTLTRATASLDGDTLHIAVVLSADPSWEKIGQLAPAGGW